From the genome of Apis cerana isolate GH-2021 linkage group LG15, AcerK_1.0, whole genome shotgun sequence:
atatagaaaaatcaGAGACATTCTCTccagcaaaatattttatatttatattataattatatataaatcatgatcaatatataaaggttaaaattataaatatttgttaaaggTATCGGTAAAGGATAGTCAAATTCCAGATGTATTTACAGAAGTTATATCtatcaatgataaataaaataaaaacattacaaaaataaaaatcattcaaatgaaaattaccACATTGAAAagataagttttatttaacattaatataattttttattttttgttactacaattttcttttaatattattaccaatagagtgtaattattattaaatattatatgtaacaaTTCAAACTAATTCCAAgttgtagaaataaatatttaaaacaaaaatatatatgtaataattcaattgttattaattttgtattttaataaaatgccTGATGTAGCTTGCTGAATTTCCTCAAGAAAACTTGCAGAATTATGGATAATAGTACcacctaaaataatttttattccaggattttgtttatttaaattataaacagttAAACTTTCTTCATATGTTGTTCCTCCAatcataaaaacaataatatcttgtggtctaaaataataatatatatatatatatatatatatataataaatatatatattttaataaataaataaataaatatatatatatattaaaaatgtattttctatatttaatttaaataaaacaatatattacaatttacctTTTTGACATCACTGTATTTCCAAGATATGGAAATGTTTGTAaacttaattttccttttattaagTCTTCAAGAGTTTCATTTAATAAGGGAGTATGTTgggtataaatattatctactCCACTTAAacctttgaataattttttagtaatcTTAGCTACTGATTCTCgatcaaataaattactttgtcTTGCATTAATTCCACTATATTCTAATATGCTATATATAAGCTAGATCATGATCTTGGaattattaatcttgaaatttatCAACTATATCAAACTTATCAAATGtaagatcaaaataatttttatataccttAATATACTTTTCTGAAACAGCTCTgctctttaataaattcaataaaccattaatatcattatttgtatatttttcataatgaaGTGCATAAAGCATGACCAATCTTACAGCATCAATATCTCGTATttgttgattattaataagttcctttattttttgtaactttaataataaagaaaaagtataatttattattaaataacattgaaaaatataataatgacaaacataatttgttaaatttactACACCTGCATAGAATGGTCACTTTGACAACTAAGTTCTTGTTCTAATTCTGATACTTGCAATAAATGATGTTTTTCAACAAGTGAAGAAAGTTCTCCAACTACCGTAACATGTTTTGAAACAGTACctgataactttttaaataatgggTAGGtttctacaaaatttttcatatcagCTATACTTTCTACTTTTTGATGCTTCTTggcttttttttgaaattcttccaTCAATTCTTTTATAGTTTGTCCAATTTCTCCAAAGTTCAGatataaatt
Proteins encoded in this window:
- the LOC107997449 gene encoding vacuolar protein sorting-associated protein 45, whose product is MNLITALKFYVTRMTEESGPGMKVLLMDKQTTSIVSLLYSQSEIFLKEVYLFERIDTNVRNEGLKHLKCIVFIRPTKENVEYLCNELKYPKYGTYYIYFSNIIAKADIKLLAESDEQEVVREIHEYYADYLAISPHLFSLGINACSQGLLWNPIHLHRTVLGLISVLLSIKRCPYIRYQNSSEMAKRLAEKIREVLSKESNSFEFRQDSTPVLLILDRRDDPVTPLLNQWTYQAMVHELLTINNNRVNLSHVKGISKELKEVVLSAEHDEFYANNLYLNFGEIGQTIKELMEEFQKKAKKHQKVESIADMKNFVETYPLFKKLSGTVSKHVTVVGELSSLVEKHHLLQVSELEQELSCQSDHSMQLQKIKELINNQQIRDIDAVRLVMLYALHYEKYTNNDINGLLNLLKSRAVSEKYIKLIYSILEYSGINARQSNLFDRESVAKITKKLFKGLSGVDNIYTQHTPLLNETLEDLIKGKLSLQTFPYLGNTVMSKRPQDIIVFMIGGTTYEESLTVYNLNKQNPGIKIILGGTIIHNSASFLEEIQQATSGILLKYKINNN